A genomic segment from Pseudomonas mendocina encodes:
- a CDS encoding DJ-1/PfpI family protein, with the protein MYRKWPIAGLQGLLCFAGYAHATDERLPAYQPRFEREQPVVVVLAQNQMTELTDFVVPLGVLRRAGVTKVLAVATDPGTVQLMPALSLRAEASIDEFQRQFPQGADYLIVPAVHDSQEPRLLDFIRQQAALGANVIGICDGVLPLAYAGLLDGRRATGHWYSREQRLSDFPTTLWQENRRYVVDGRLMTTAGVSTALPASLALLEAIAGTPKASALAQELGVRDWSPQHDSEVFTLGSQGYLTAAGNYLARWKHETFAVALHPGMDEISLALRVDSWARTFRTEVQGMAREPVLSASGLEFIPQRTEAKKLPELPGGATTAMQALDEALTAIAGRYGASTRSLVAAQLEYRPQEQARQHMEMLKP; encoded by the coding sequence ATGTACAGAAAATGGCCAATCGCTGGCTTGCAGGGCCTGCTGTGCTTCGCCGGTTATGCACACGCCACTGATGAGCGACTGCCCGCCTACCAGCCACGCTTCGAGCGTGAACAGCCTGTGGTGGTGGTGCTCGCACAGAACCAGATGACGGAACTGACGGACTTCGTCGTGCCACTCGGCGTCCTGCGGCGCGCGGGCGTGACCAAGGTACTGGCGGTGGCGACCGATCCGGGCACAGTGCAGTTGATGCCGGCGCTCAGCTTGCGAGCAGAAGCCAGCATTGACGAGTTTCAGCGCCAGTTTCCGCAAGGCGCCGATTACCTGATCGTGCCCGCCGTACATGACAGCCAGGAGCCCCGATTGCTGGACTTCATCAGGCAGCAGGCGGCGCTAGGCGCCAACGTCATCGGCATCTGCGACGGCGTGCTGCCACTGGCTTATGCAGGCCTGCTGGACGGACGTCGCGCCACCGGTCACTGGTACTCGCGTGAGCAGCGCCTGAGCGATTTTCCCACCACCCTGTGGCAGGAAAATCGGCGCTACGTGGTAGACGGCCGACTGATGACCACCGCAGGTGTCAGCACAGCCCTGCCAGCCTCACTCGCGCTGCTCGAAGCCATTGCCGGCACGCCCAAGGCGAGCGCACTGGCACAGGAACTCGGTGTCCGCGACTGGTCCCCGCAACATGACAGCGAGGTGTTCACCCTTGGCAGCCAAGGCTACCTGACTGCAGCAGGTAACTACCTGGCGCGCTGGAAGCACGAAACCTTTGCCGTCGCCTTGCACCCCGGCATGGACGAAATCAGCCTGGCGTTGCGCGTGGACTCCTGGGCACGCACCTTTCGCACCGAGGTGCAGGGCATGGCCCGTGAGCCAGTACTCAGTGCCAGCGGGCTGGAGTTCATACCGCAACGCACCGAGGCCAAGAAGTTGCCGGAGCTGCCGGGAGGCGCCACGACGGCCATGCAGGCACTCGATGAAGCGCTCACAGCCATTGCCGGTCGCTACGGTGCGTCGACCCGCAGTCTGGTCGCCGCACAGCTCGAATACCGGCCTCAGGAGCAAGCTCGGCAGCATATGGAAATGCTTAAGCCTTGA
- the acs gene encoding acetate--CoA ligase, translated as MFEITRHPVQDAVRQRAHLDNDAYLRLYQQSVEQPDTFWAEQAKAFLDWFKPWDQVHASDLKQGRAEWFRGGKLNVAYNCIDRHLEKRGEQIAIIWEGDNPAESAHITYNKLHHNVSRLANVLKRRGVKKGDRVCIYMPMIPEAAYAMLACARIGAVHSVVFGGFSPDALRDRILDADCRTVITADEGVRGGKYIPLKANVDKALQSCPDVSTVVVVERTQGDVAWVEGRDLWYHQALKEVDADCPAEPMDAEDPLFILYTSGSTGKPKGVLHTTGGYLLGAAMTHKYVFDYHEGDIYWCTADVGWVTGHSYIVYGPLANAATTLMFEGVPNYPDASRFWQVIDKHQVNTFYTAPTALRALMREGEGPVKATSRSSLRLLGTVGEPINPEAWEWYFHVVGDTRCPIVDTWWQTETGSILITPLPGATDLKPGSATRPFFGVQPVLLDEQGKEIDGPGSGVLAIKASWPSQIRSVYGDHQRMVDTYFKPYPGYYFTGDGARRDEDGYYWITGRVDDVINVSGHRIGTAEVESALVLHDAVAEAAVVGYPHDVKGQGIYAYVTLMNGQEPSDELKKDLLTLVGKEIGSFAKPELIQWAPGLPKTRSGKIMRRILRKIACNELENMGDTSTLADPSVVDSLTEQRLNR; from the coding sequence ATGTTCGAGATCACCCGCCATCCCGTGCAAGATGCCGTGCGTCAGCGCGCGCATCTTGATAACGACGCCTACCTGCGTCTGTACCAGCAGTCCGTCGAGCAGCCCGATACTTTCTGGGCCGAGCAGGCCAAGGCCTTCCTCGACTGGTTCAAACCCTGGGATCAGGTGCACGCCAGCGACCTCAAGCAGGGCCGCGCCGAGTGGTTCAGGGGCGGCAAACTCAACGTCGCCTACAACTGCATCGATCGTCACCTGGAAAAACGCGGCGAACAGATCGCCATCATCTGGGAAGGCGACAATCCCGCCGAATCCGCGCACATCACCTACAACAAGCTGCACCACAACGTCAGCCGCCTGGCCAACGTGCTCAAGCGCCGCGGGGTGAAGAAAGGAGACCGGGTATGCATCTACATGCCGATGATTCCCGAGGCGGCCTACGCCATGCTCGCCTGCGCGCGCATCGGCGCCGTGCATTCGGTGGTATTCGGCGGCTTCTCCCCGGACGCCCTGCGTGACCGCATCCTCGACGCCGACTGCCGCACCGTGATCACCGCCGATGAAGGCGTGCGCGGCGGCAAGTACATCCCGCTGAAGGCGAACGTCGACAAGGCCCTGCAGAGCTGCCCGGACGTATCCACCGTGGTGGTGGTCGAGCGCACCCAGGGCGACGTCGCTTGGGTCGAAGGCCGTGATCTCTGGTATCACCAGGCGCTCAAGGAAGTCGACGCCGATTGCCCGGCCGAGCCGATGGACGCCGAAGACCCGCTGTTCATCCTCTATACCTCCGGCAGCACCGGCAAACCCAAGGGCGTGCTGCACACCACCGGTGGCTACCTGCTCGGCGCGGCGATGACCCACAAGTACGTGTTCGACTACCACGAGGGCGACATCTACTGGTGCACCGCCGATGTCGGCTGGGTCACCGGACACAGCTACATCGTCTACGGCCCGCTGGCCAATGCCGCCACCACCCTGATGTTCGAGGGCGTACCGAACTACCCGGACGCCTCGCGCTTCTGGCAGGTGATCGACAAGCACCAGGTCAACACCTTCTACACCGCACCAACCGCTCTGCGCGCGCTGATGCGCGAGGGCGAAGGCCCGGTCAAGGCCACCTCGCGCTCGAGCCTGCGCCTGCTCGGCACCGTGGGTGAGCCGATCAACCCGGAAGCCTGGGAATGGTATTTCCACGTAGTCGGCGACACGCGCTGCCCCATCGTCGACACCTGGTGGCAGACCGAAACCGGCTCCATCCTGATCACCCCACTGCCCGGAGCCACTGACCTCAAGCCCGGCTCGGCCACCCGCCCCTTCTTCGGCGTGCAGCCGGTGCTGCTGGATGAACAGGGCAAGGAAATCGATGGCCCCGGCAGCGGCGTGCTGGCGATCAAGGCGAGTTGGCCGAGCCAGATCCGCAGCGTCTACGGCGACCATCAGCGCATGGTCGACACCTACTTCAAACCCTACCCCGGCTACTACTTCACCGGCGACGGTGCACGCCGCGACGAGGACGGCTACTACTGGATCACCGGCCGTGTCGACGATGTGATCAACGTTTCCGGACACCGCATCGGCACCGCCGAGGTGGAAAGCGCCCTGGTGCTGCACGATGCCGTGGCCGAAGCCGCCGTGGTCGGCTACCCGCATGACGTGAAAGGCCAGGGCATCTACGCCTACGTCACCCTGATGAACGGCCAGGAACCCTCCGACGAGCTGAAGAAGGACCTGCTGACCCTGGTCGGCAAGGAGATCGGCAGTTTCGCCAAGCCGGAGCTGATCCAGTGGGCGCCAGGTCTGCCCAAGACCCGCTCGGGCAAGATCATGCGCCGCATCCTGCGCAAGATCGCCTGCAACGAGCTGGAAAACATGGGCGACACCTCGACCCTGGCCGACCCGAGCGTGGTCGACAGCCTGACCGAGCAGCGCCTCAACCGCTGA
- a CDS encoding oxygenase MpaB family protein, protein MESLRRQIEKQVHSLTGASLGVLDLDQPRGDAGLFGPESMVWEVHADFTAMMVGGISALLLQMLHPLALAGVWDHSTFRQDMLGRLRRTSLFIAGTTYGGLHDAGQLIDKVRRIHLQVVGHAPDGRPYSASDPELLTWVHVSEVSQFLAGYLRYVDPQLPMAEQDRYYREVALIAELLGAQDVPKSAQAVDGYLQRMRPQLLCDERTCEVVRLLHSAPMPSILAKPFGGLMMQAGVDLLPDWASDLLGEHQAAWRRPLIRASVQRTANLLRWAIRNSAAQRAHRRLAPRP, encoded by the coding sequence ATGGAAAGCCTACGTCGTCAGATCGAAAAACAGGTGCACAGCCTCACCGGCGCCTCGCTGGGCGTACTCGACCTCGACCAGCCACGAGGAGATGCCGGCCTGTTCGGCCCCGAGTCGATGGTCTGGGAAGTACACGCCGACTTCACCGCGATGATGGTCGGGGGCATCTCCGCCCTGCTCCTGCAGATGCTTCACCCACTGGCACTGGCCGGCGTTTGGGATCACTCCACCTTTCGCCAGGACATGCTCGGCCGCCTGCGCCGCACCAGCCTGTTCATCGCCGGCACCACCTATGGCGGCCTGCATGATGCCGGACAACTGATCGACAAGGTGCGCCGCATCCACCTGCAGGTGGTCGGCCACGCACCGGACGGCCGACCTTATAGCGCCAGCGATCCCGAGCTGTTGACCTGGGTGCACGTTTCCGAGGTCAGCCAGTTTCTCGCCGGCTACCTGCGCTACGTCGACCCGCAACTACCCATGGCCGAGCAGGATCGCTACTACCGCGAAGTCGCGTTGATCGCCGAACTACTGGGCGCGCAGGACGTCCCCAAATCGGCTCAGGCCGTCGACGGCTATCTGCAGCGCATGCGCCCGCAGCTGCTGTGCGATGAACGCACCTGCGAAGTGGTGCGGCTGCTACATAGCGCACCGATGCCCAGCATCCTCGCCAAGCCCTTCGGTGGCCTGATGATGCAGGCAGGCGTCGACCTGCTGCCGGACTGGGCCAGCGACCTGCTCGGCGAACACCAGGCCGCCTGGCGCCGCCCACTGATCCGCGCCAGCGTGCAGCGCACCGCCAATCTGCTGCGCTGGGCGATTCGTAATAGCGCAGCACAGCGCGCCCACCGTCGTTTAGCGCCGCGCCCGTAG
- a CDS encoding class I SAM-dependent rRNA methyltransferase, producing MPSLDQALRAALDARQNLLAELHAQGTDCYRLFHGSQEGAPGLTVDRYGPQLLVQSFHQPLQPDDLQTIASRIEAHLGQALLLIYNDRSRGNSRIDRDPTLFQASDAALEDMVGHEWGLNYRVRGRHAGQDPLLFLDLRNTRGWIKANSAGKSVLNLFAYTCGVGLCAAAGGAREVVNLDFAQGNLAVGRENGALNPELPAMQFIQSDYFPAIRQLADLPITSRRGQKLPSYPRLQPRQFDLVFLDPPAWAKSAFGTVDLLRDYQSLLKPALLATAEGGTLVCCNNLAKVEMSDWRTQVLRCAEKLGRPVQDCQVIAPASDFPSTDGNPPLKTLVLHL from the coding sequence ATGCCCTCTCTTGACCAGGCGCTGCGCGCCGCCCTCGACGCTCGCCAGAACCTGCTGGCCGAACTGCACGCACAAGGCACCGACTGCTACCGATTGTTCCACGGTAGCCAGGAAGGTGCGCCAGGCCTGACCGTCGACCGCTATGGTCCGCAGTTGCTGGTGCAAAGCTTTCATCAGCCGCTGCAACCTGACGACCTGCAGACCATCGCCAGCCGCATCGAAGCCCATCTTGGCCAAGCCTTGCTGTTGATCTACAACGACCGCTCCAGGGGTAACTCGCGCATCGACCGCGACCCGACTCTATTCCAGGCCAGCGATGCGGCCCTGGAGGACATGGTCGGGCACGAATGGGGCCTGAACTACCGAGTTCGCGGCCGCCATGCCGGGCAGGATCCACTGCTGTTTCTCGACCTGCGTAACACCCGCGGCTGGATCAAGGCCAACAGTGCCGGCAAATCCGTGCTCAATCTGTTCGCCTACACCTGCGGCGTCGGCCTATGCGCCGCAGCAGGTGGCGCGCGCGAGGTGGTCAATCTGGACTTCGCTCAGGGCAACCTGGCCGTAGGCCGTGAGAATGGTGCGCTGAATCCAGAGCTACCAGCCATGCAGTTCATTCAGTCCGACTATTTCCCGGCCATTCGCCAACTGGCCGACCTGCCGATCACCAGCCGCCGCGGACAGAAACTGCCGAGCTATCCGCGCCTGCAACCGCGCCAGTTCGACCTGGTCTTCCTCGATCCGCCGGCTTGGGCCAAGAGCGCCTTCGGTACGGTCGATCTGCTGCGCGATTATCAAAGCCTGCTCAAACCGGCGCTGCTGGCCACTGCCGAAGGCGGCACGCTGGTGTGCTGCAACAATCTGGCAAAGGTGGAGATGAGCGACTGGCGCACGCAGGTGCTGCGCTGTGCCGAGAAGCTCGGCCGCCCGGTGCAGGATTGCCAGGTCATCGCCCCAGCCTCGGATTTCCCTTCCACGGACGGCAACCCGCCGCTGAAAACGCTGGTTCTGCACCTCTGA
- a CDS encoding DUF748 domain-containing protein: MPKGLKRALSALLIAVFLYSLIGFLILPGIALRIANQQLAQYAAVPASLQRVQLNPFTLELSLWGLRIGESGQEQLSFQRLYANLQSDSLWSGALHLSDIELDGARSEILFAKDGTLNLTQLFRLPQTQAEPKAESSGPFPLRIDSIRLREKALRFQDLRPSEPVEFAYDSLDLELHNLSTLAGDNARMTMTASGPHGARIDWRGQVSLTPITSSGSLNVSDGRLSTFWPYVRDALPLVLKEGQVDLSSDYQLDLSSGTELQLSKVKVQLAPFAIDDPQGKPLVRLQRLDIDNTSLDLAKQQVVVGQVRSQGLEAWAAREADGQLDWQKLFAKPESAKSETAEAAEQPDESKPWQVLLQDVQLRDYKAHLADRVPQQEVAVDVGPLNLDLTNFDSLGDKPFDLRLDSGLGSQGKLQAAGQVQLSPTSARLKVATQDIDLRLAQAYLSPFIRLELRSGLLGSDLEVQLKSTEPLALSVSGNARVDQLHTLDTLRERDFVRWKQVRVNDLDYRHGESLAIERIELDQPYARFVINENLTTNVSELVVPQPATPSETKADAGKPLAIRIGGVAINDGSANFADFSLTPSFATAIQQMNGRIGVLDNQKPQAASVDIQGKVDRYAPMSIKGKLTPFDPLNSLDIATSFKNVELTTITPYSGKFAGYRIRKGRLNLDLHYRIEKGQLNAENKVLVENLQLGERVDSPDAVDLPIRLAVALLKDTQGRIAIELPVQGDLNNPEFSVMPIVWQTLRNLVLRTAQAPFKFIAGLVGGSNVDLSTVPFNAGSAELEGDARQALDTLAKALEERPNLRLEVEGQAAQSTDGPLLAEQRLQREFREGWYKVLQRRGDKVPASPDELTVDEDEQAALLEGIYRTRLKQQPPAEWAELNSEQRQQNMRKAVLDSWAQSKLLLRQLAQQRAATIKDYLVEQGGLYDERVYLIDANLGEPEADGRVLTTLHLDSQ; the protein is encoded by the coding sequence ATGCCCAAAGGACTGAAGCGCGCGCTGAGCGCACTGTTGATCGCAGTTTTTCTCTATAGCCTGATCGGTTTTCTGATTTTGCCGGGCATCGCCCTGCGCATCGCCAACCAGCAGTTGGCGCAATACGCCGCGGTGCCTGCGTCGCTGCAACGCGTGCAGCTCAACCCTTTCACCCTCGAACTCAGCCTCTGGGGGCTACGTATCGGCGAGAGCGGCCAGGAGCAGTTAAGCTTCCAGCGTCTGTACGCCAACCTGCAAAGCGACAGCCTGTGGAGCGGAGCCCTGCACCTGAGCGATATCGAACTGGATGGCGCACGTAGCGAAATCCTCTTCGCCAAGGACGGTACGCTCAACCTTACCCAGCTGTTCCGCCTACCGCAGACTCAGGCCGAACCCAAGGCCGAAAGCAGCGGGCCCTTCCCTCTACGCATCGACAGCATTCGCCTGCGGGAGAAAGCCCTGCGCTTCCAGGATCTACGCCCCAGCGAGCCAGTGGAGTTCGCCTACGACTCACTCGACCTGGAGCTGCACAACCTCAGCACCCTGGCCGGCGACAACGCGCGGATGACCATGACCGCCAGTGGCCCTCACGGGGCACGGATCGACTGGCGCGGTCAGGTCAGCCTGACGCCCATCACCTCCAGTGGCAGCTTGAACGTCAGCGACGGCCGCCTGAGCACCTTCTGGCCTTACGTACGCGACGCACTGCCACTGGTGCTCAAGGAAGGCCAGGTCGATCTCAGCAGCGACTACCAACTCGACCTGTCCAGCGGTACCGAGCTGCAACTGAGCAAGGTCAAGGTGCAGTTGGCCCCCTTCGCCATCGACGACCCGCAAGGCAAACCGCTGGTACGCCTGCAACGCCTGGATATCGACAACACCAGCCTCGACCTGGCCAAGCAGCAGGTGGTGGTCGGCCAGGTGCGCAGCCAGGGTCTGGAGGCCTGGGCTGCGCGCGAAGCCGACGGCCAGCTGGACTGGCAGAAGCTGTTCGCCAAACCAGAAAGCGCCAAGAGCGAAACTGCCGAAGCCGCGGAGCAGCCCGACGAGAGCAAGCCCTGGCAGGTGCTGCTACAGGATGTGCAACTGCGTGACTACAAGGCCCACCTGGCCGATCGTGTACCGCAGCAGGAAGTGGCCGTGGATGTCGGGCCACTGAACCTCGACCTGACGAATTTCGACAGTCTCGGCGACAAGCCTTTCGACCTCAGGCTCGACAGTGGCCTGGGCAGCCAGGGCAAGCTGCAGGCAGCCGGCCAGGTGCAGTTGAGCCCGACCTCTGCTCGGCTCAAGGTCGCCACCCAGGACATCGACCTGCGCCTGGCGCAAGCCTACCTGAGCCCCTTCATTCGCCTGGAACTGCGCAGTGGCCTGCTCGGCAGTGACCTCGAGGTGCAGCTCAAGAGCACCGAGCCGCTGGCGCTCAGCGTCTCCGGTAACGCCAGGGTCGACCAGTTGCACACCCTGGATACCCTGCGTGAGCGCGATTTCGTGCGTTGGAAGCAGGTACGGGTCAATGACCTCGACTACCGCCACGGCGAAAGCCTCGCCATCGAACGCATCGAGCTGGATCAGCCTTACGCGCGCTTCGTGATCAACGAGAACCTGACCACCAACGTCAGCGAACTGGTCGTACCGCAGCCGGCGACCCCGAGCGAGACCAAGGCTGATGCCGGCAAGCCGCTGGCGATTCGTATTGGCGGCGTCGCCATCAATGACGGCTCGGCCAACTTCGCCGACTTCAGCCTGACGCCCAGCTTCGCCACTGCCATCCAGCAAATGAACGGGCGCATCGGCGTGCTCGACAACCAGAAGCCGCAAGCCGCCAGCGTCGACATTCAGGGCAAGGTCGACCGTTATGCGCCGATGAGCATCAAGGGCAAGCTGACGCCGTTCGATCCCCTCAACAGCCTGGATATCGCCACCAGCTTCAAGAACGTCGAACTGACCACCATCACCCCCTATTCCGGCAAATTCGCCGGTTATCGCATCCGCAAGGGTCGCCTCAACCTCGACCTGCACTACCGCATCGAGAAAGGCCAGCTCAATGCCGAGAACAAGGTGCTGGTGGAAAACCTGCAACTAGGCGAACGGGTCGACAGCCCGGATGCCGTCGATCTGCCGATTCGCCTGGCGGTGGCGCTACTCAAGGACACCCAGGGCCGTATCGCCATCGAGCTGCCGGTGCAGGGCGACCTGAACAACCCCGAATTCAGCGTCATGCCCATCGTCTGGCAAACGCTGCGCAATCTGGTGTTGCGCACAGCCCAGGCGCCATTCAAGTTCATCGCCGGGCTGGTTGGCGGCAGCAATGTCGATCTCAGCACCGTACCATTCAACGCCGGGTCGGCTGAACTGGAAGGCGACGCACGCCAGGCACTGGACACCCTGGCCAAGGCCCTCGAGGAACGCCCCAATCTGCGCCTTGAGGTAGAGGGCCAGGCCGCGCAGAGCACCGATGGCCCGCTGCTGGCCGAACAGCGCCTGCAGCGCGAATTCCGCGAGGGCTGGTACAAGGTGCTGCAACGCCGCGGAGACAAGGTGCCCGCCAGCCCCGATGAGCTGACGGTCGACGAAGATGAGCAGGCCGCGTTGCTCGAAGGCATCTATCGCACCCGCCTCAAGCAGCAGCCGCCTGCTGAGTGGGCCGAACTGAACAGCGAACAGCGCCAGCAGAACATGCGCAAGGCGGTGCTGGACTCCTGGGCTCAGAGCAAGCTGCTGTTGCGGCAACTGGCTCAGCAACGCGCTGCAACGATCAAGGATTATCTGGTGGAACAGGGCGGGCTGTACGATGAGCGCGTCTACCTGATCGATGCCAACCTGGGCGAGCCCGAAGCCGATGGCCGCGTGCTCACCACCCTGCACCTGGACAGCCAATGA
- a CDS encoding DUF2845 domain-containing protein produces the protein MIIRRFSLIMLASLAAGLLSTTAQADTLRCGSALVSLGDRPFEVERKCGAPVHRDPVGYTLGSYDRREYMIEEWVYGPSNGMLSILRFEGNRLVAIERRRER, from the coding sequence ATGATCATCCGCCGCTTCTCCCTCATCATGCTTGCCTCCCTGGCTGCCGGCCTGCTCAGCACGACCGCGCAAGCCGACACGTTGCGCTGCGGCAGTGCCCTGGTCAGCCTGGGTGACCGCCCGTTCGAGGTCGAACGCAAATGTGGCGCACCGGTGCATCGCGATCCGGTCGGTTACACCCTGGGCTCCTACGACCGCCGCGAATACATGATCGAGGAATGGGTCTACGGTCCGAGCAACGGCATGCTCAGCATCCTGCGCTTCGAAGGCAATCGTCTGGTTGCCATCGAACGTCGTCGCGAACGCTGA
- a CDS encoding DUF2845 domain-containing protein, whose translation MRKPGYLLMLLCLPLMAEASSTYRCGSSLVSTSAPSAEVLSKCGEPASRDFLGYKEVVDSYGFRNEVSVEEWIYGPRSGMYHFLRFEGGRLTEIRSKRGS comes from the coding sequence ATGCGCAAACCTGGCTATCTGTTGATGCTGCTTTGCCTACCGCTGATGGCCGAGGCGTCCTCGACCTACCGCTGCGGCAGCTCACTGGTCAGCACCTCGGCGCCTAGCGCAGAGGTGCTTAGCAAATGTGGCGAGCCCGCCAGTCGCGATTTTCTCGGCTACAAGGAAGTGGTCGACAGTTATGGCTTTCGTAACGAAGTGAGTGTCGAGGAGTGGATCTACGGCCCTCGAAGCGGCATGTACCACTTCCTGCGTTTCGAGGGTGGCCGCCTAACCGAGATACGCAGCAAACGCGGCAGTTGA
- a CDS encoding CsbD family protein codes for MNSDIIKGKWKQLNGRIKERWGNLTDDDLDVAEGHSEYLAGKLQERYGWTKEKAQQELRDFSDKL; via the coding sequence ATGAATAGCGACATCATCAAAGGCAAATGGAAGCAGCTCAACGGTCGCATCAAGGAGCGTTGGGGCAACCTGACCGATGACGACCTGGACGTCGCCGAGGGCCACAGCGAATACCTGGCTGGCAAGCTGCAAGAACGTTACGGCTGGACCAAGGAAAAGGCCCAGCAAGAGCTGCGCGACTTCAGCGACAAGCTCTAA
- a CDS encoding BON domain-containing protein, whose amino-acid sequence MKQPINRFAATTLTAAVLSMSLASTAFAAEPTMLAANDTVDKAEQAVSDTWITSKVKSTFVADSDLSALDIKVETNQGVVSLSGVVATDAERELAIAKTKEIEGVRDVSADALKTAD is encoded by the coding sequence ATGAAACAGCCAATCAACCGTTTTGCCGCTACCACCCTGACCGCTGCCGTGCTGAGCATGTCTCTGGCCTCGACCGCTTTCGCCGCAGAGCCGACCATGCTGGCGGCCAATGACACCGTGGATAAAGCCGAGCAGGCGGTATCCGACACCTGGATCACCAGCAAAGTGAAGTCCACTTTCGTTGCTGACTCGGACCTCAGTGCGCTGGACATCAAGGTCGAGACCAACCAGGGCGTGGTTTCCCTGTCCGGTGTAGTGGCGACCGATGCCGAGCGTGAGCTTGCCATCGCCAAGACCAAGGAAATCGAGGGTGTGCGTGACGTTTCCGCCGATGCCCTGAAAACCGCTGACTGA